One region of Eupeodes corollae chromosome 1, idEupCoro1.1, whole genome shotgun sequence genomic DNA includes:
- the LOC129941163 gene encoding peritrophin-44-like — protein sequence MKVLVNVFTIILFTTLITVTFAKYDELCARVVDGMKFREPGNCQAFVTCKNGTGTVTACPEGELYDKDKKKCAKSVSDSYCKEKCKNKNGRWLSDPANCFGYIYCQSGVGIKGTCSDGYHFDESAQMCVFPSDSECKDISDFCGILPSSSSFSDPSNCNKYYKCSKSSVQKLTTCSSGLYYDIASEKCKSMYEVPCKKHPIPSNVCGKDSKPIYDKFVEDKVSCRGYYYCAYKGERLSDKKPSWYQCAEGLFFNEKLQACADPTESTCKHNRCEGRGDLKVISEIWGCRDYLACENGSVKETRKCPKDMFFDEKLQACTLNETFYPVCDF from the exons ATGAAAG ttcTTGTCAATGTTTTTACCATAATTCTTTTCACAACTCTCATAACTGTTACCTTTGCCAAATATGATGAATTATGTGCTCGAGTTGTTGATGGAATGAAATTTCGAGAACCCGGTAATTGTCAAGCTTTTGTAACGTGCAAAAATGGAACTGGAACAGTAACAGCTTGCCCAGAAGGTGAACTCTATGATAAGGACAAAAAGAAGTGTGCCAAATCAGTGAGCGATTCATACTgcaaagaaaaatgcaaaaacaaaaatggccgCTGGTTATCGGATCCagcaaattgttttggatacaTTTACTGTCAATCTGGCGTAGGTATCAAAGGCACTTGTTCCGATGGCTATCATTTTGACGAAAGTGCCCAAATGTGTGTTTTCCCATCGGACTCGGAGTGCAAGGATATTTCGGACTTCTGTGGAATCCTTCCTTCCAGTTCCTCATTTTCCGATCCCAGCAATTGCAATAAGTACTACAAGTGTTCCAAAAGTTCTGTACAAAAGCTGACAACTTGTTCGAGTGGTCTGTACTATGATATAGCTAGTGAAAAGTGTAAAAGCATGTATGAAGTACCCTGCAAGAAACATCCTATTCCATCCAATGTCTGTGGCAAGGATAGTAAACCGATTTACGATAAATTCGTTGAGGACAAGGTCAGTTGTCGGGGCTATTATTATTGCGCTTATAAGGGCGAACGTTTGTCTGATAAAAAACCCTCCTGGTATCAGTGCGCCGAAGGATTGttctttaatgaaaaattgCAAGCTTGCGCTGATCCGACTGAAAGCACGTGTAAGCACAATCGTTGTGAGGGTCGGGGAGATTTGAAAGTCATTTCCGAAATCTGGGGATGTCGGGACTATTTAGCTTGTGAAAATGGTTCTGTTAAAGAAACACGCAAGTGTCCgaaagatatgttctttgatGAAAAACTACAAGCTTGTACGTTGAATGAGACATTCTATCCGGTTTGTGACTTTTGA
- the LOC129941164 gene encoding peritrophin-44-like, with protein sequence MKVLIFLLALIGASYGQVEPYGSNICRLFADGVRLRNPGSCDSYITCNDGVEEITQCTGKNSFYNKDSKKCVSKAPDSYCKDPCNKKSPFWEADPKSCNGYFKCTDHGGVQDYCPDDLDFDFKEQACVYKSDSKCKGFNYCDIVPNNDVSFKNEKNCEKYYTCVKNKLKESFCNKGYYDVQRGCVKKSEVDCPVHPIPNGICGTAKRPVRDKFVDDERTCSGYLYCHDRGDNVVDEKPTIGRCPEGRFFDTVEQGCITAENVKCDEDRCDNMNSPKVISSELGCQHYLICKDGVMVAEEKCPEDMYFDVDTLECTTDVKSYPACSL encoded by the exons ATGAAGG TTTTGATCTTTTTGTTGGCTCTTATTGGTGCATCATATGGCCAAGTTGAGCCATATGGATCGAATATATGCCGACTGTTTGCAGATGGTGTTCGGCTACGTAATCCTGGGAGTTGTGATTCCTATATAACCTGTAACGATGGCGTAGAGGAAATAACCCAATGTACTGGAAAAAACTCCTTCTACAACAAGGATAGCAAAAAGTGTGTTAGCAAGGCCCCTGATTCATATTGTAAGGATCCGTGCAATAAGAAATCACCATTTTGGGAAGCAGATCCTAAATCGTGTAATGGATATTTCAAGTGTACCGATCATGGAGGTGTTCAGGATTATTGTCCAGATGATTTGGATTTTGATTTCAAAGAACAAGCTTGTGTCTACAAATCGGATTCAAAATGCAAAGGCTTCAATTACTGTGACATAGTACCAAATAACGATGTGTCATTTAAGAACGAGAAAAACTGTGAAAAGTATTATACATGTGTCAAGAATAAGTTGAAAGAAAGTTTCTGCAACAAGGGCTATTATGACGTTCAGAGAGGTTGCGTCAAAAAATCCGAAGTTGATTGTCCGGTACATCCGATTCCCAATGGAATTTGCGGTACAGCTAAGAGACCAGTTCGAGATAAATTTGTTGACGATGAACGGACTTGCTCTGGTTATTTGTATTGTCATGACCGTGGTGATAATGTTGTAGATGAAAAACCAACTATCGGTCGATGTCCGGAGGGAAGATTTTTTGACACCGTTGAACAGGGTTGCATAACTGCAGAAAATGTCAAATGCGACGAGGATCGATGTGATAATATGAATAGTCCCAAAGTCATCAGTTCCGAATTAGGTTGTCAGCATTATTTGATTTGTAAGGATGGAGTTATGGTTGCTGAAGAAAAATGTCCGGAGGATATGTATTTTGATGTTGACACTTTAGAGTGCACAACAGATGTCAAGTCTTATCCAGCGTGTTCTCTTTAA
- the LOC129941165 gene encoding peritrophin-48-like, with protein sequence MKGFAVFSSTVSLFLILFGVSQTLAIFNNICRLFPEGTKLGDPRSCESYITCINSTEVFTKCSKNQTFSVESKKCVSSKTGCVDPCAPDVDEYWLADTRSCSGYYYCKNGVGTIGNCSPGQHFDESLQECIYSEKSKCKGDNYCEIVPNNINFKDENDCEKYRVCSKRKLKSKKCPKGQWFDRDTGNCAKKSSVKSCNSLPTKVCVKGLRVEKNKFVPDKATCRGYYYCADVGKSADENPEWHQCKEGQFFNYKSQSCTDPLNVKCDEDRCDGRGNLFVNSAKSCQHYLVCQNGLSVAERKCADEMFFDEKRQGCTSEVIEYDICS encoded by the exons ATGAAAG gaTTCGCGGTCTTTTCCAGCACTGTTAGTCTGTTCCTAATCTTGTTTGGAGTCTCGCAGACCTTAGCAATCTTCAACAACATTTGCCGCTTATTTCCAGAGGGAACAAAACTCGGTGATCCACGATCATGTGAATCCTACATAACATGTATCAATTCTACAGAAGTCTTCACAAAATGTTCCAAAAACCAAACTTTCAGTGTTGAGtcgaaaaaatgtgtttcatcCAAAACTGGCTGCGTCGATCCATGTGCACCTGATGTTGATGAATATTGGTTAGCTGATACACGATCTTGTAGCggatattattattgtaagaatGGTGTTGGAACTATTGGAAATTGTTCACCGGGTCAGCATTTCGATGAATCTTTACAAGAATGCATCTATTCGGAGAAATCGAAATGTAAAGGAGACAATTACTGTGAAATTGTTCCgaataatataaatttcaagGACGAGAATGATTGTGAAAAATATCGAGTTTGTtcgaaacgaaaattaaaatcgaaaaaatgccCCAAAGGTCAATGGTTCGATCGAGACACTGGAAATTGTGCAAAAAAGTCAAGTGTCAAAAGCTGTAATAGTTTACCAACAAAAGTTTGCGTTAAAGGCTTGAGGGTTGAGAAGAATAAATTTGTTCCAGATAAGGCCACTTGCAGGGGTTATTATTATTGTGCGGATGTCGGAAAGTCAGCTGATGAAAATCCTGAATGGCATCAATGTAAAGAGGGAcagtttttcaattataaatctCAATCGTGCACAGATCCTTTGAATGTTAAATGCGATGAAGATCGTTGTGACGGACGTGGGAATCTATTTGTGAACAGCGCTAAGAGCTGTCAACATTATTTGGTCTGTCAAAATGGATTAAGTGTGGCAGAGAGGAAATGCGCTGATGAAATGTTCTTCGATGAAAAAAGACAAGGTTGTACATCTGAAGTTATTGAATATGATATTTGTTCTTAA